The following proteins are co-located in the bacterium genome:
- a CDS encoding carbamate kinase, with protein MAKRIVIALGGNAISTRGTDPFEVQFERAKRSMDMIAGIVAEGWQIAITHGNGPQVGNALRRVELSRDEVIPLPLSVCGAQTQGELGVMLALALGNKLYTSGMDRTVVAVVTRVIVDKDDPGFREPTKFIGRFYTKEEAEKLIREQGWTMREDIGRGWRRVVPSPWPREIVESEAIKELISKGMVVIAAGGGGIPVVERPDGSLELVDAVIDKDRASAVLALGIEAEKFVIITNVDRVYLNFGKPNQREIKEMRVEEAKRFFNEGHFPPGSMGPKVESAIYFLERGGKEVIITSISQVWDALHGRGRFTRIVP; from the coding sequence ATGGCAAAGCGAATTGTCATAGCATTAGGCGGCAACGCTATTTCTACTCGTGGGACTGACCCGTTCGAGGTGCAGTTTGAAAGGGCAAAAAGGTCGATGGACATGATAGCGGGGATTGTGGCTGAGGGGTGGCAAATAGCCATAACCCATGGTAACGGTCCGCAGGTGGGTAATGCTTTGCGAAGAGTCGAGTTGTCCCGTGACGAGGTTATACCTCTTCCTCTTTCTGTTTGCGGCGCGCAGACTCAGGGGGAGTTAGGTGTAATGCTTGCGTTGGCTTTGGGAAATAAGCTGTATACATCTGGGATGGACAGAACGGTGGTGGCAGTTGTAACGAGAGTTATAGTTGACAAGGACGACCCGGGATTTAGGGAGCCCACCAAGTTTATAGGAAGATTTTATACAAAGGAAGAAGCGGAGAAGTTGATTCGCGAGCAGGGCTGGACTATGCGGGAGGACATTGGTAGGGGATGGAGGCGAGTGGTGCCGTCACCGTGGCCGAGAGAGATTGTTGAAAGTGAAGCCATAAAGGAGCTTATAAGCAAAGGCATGGTCGTTATAGCAGCGGGTGGTGGAGGTATTCCTGTGGTGGAGAGACCTGATGGTTCGCTTGAGCTTGTGGATGCCGTGATAGATAAGGATAGAGCTTCCGCTGTGCTTGCGCTCGGCATAGAGGCTGAAAAGTTTGTGATAATAACTAATGTTGATAGAGTGTATTTAAATTTTGGAAAACCCAATCAAAGGGAAATAAAGGAGATGCGGGTAGAGGAAGCAAAAAGATTTTTTAACGAGGGACATTTCCCGCCCGGTTCGATGGGGCCTAAAGTGGAATCAGCTATATACTTTCTTGAAAGAGGAGGGAAGGAAGTAATAATAACCTCAATAAGCCAGGTCTGGGACGCTCTTCATGGCAGAGGACGATTCACGAGGATAGTGCCATGA